One part of the Gossypium raimondii isolate GPD5lz chromosome 1, ASM2569854v1, whole genome shotgun sequence genome encodes these proteins:
- the LOC105785692 gene encoding uncharacterized protein LOC105785692 — protein MASTSTSLIPLRGHGRKASFSSSPAKTALKKALRFSFSSRSSVVICVKSSSGAVKYNEVVVDEEMDKIRRLQNGSDVRGVALEGEKGRTVDLTPPAVEAIAESFGEWIIKALQKERGRPVEDVTVSLGKDPRISGASLSVAVFAGLARAGCLTFDLGLATTPACFMSTLLPPFAYDASIMMTASHLPYTRNGLKFFTKKGGLTSPEVEEICDKAAHKYANRLTKVSTMLNSPPKKVDFMRAYAKHLRDIIKERVNHPIHYDTPLKGFQIIVNAGNGSGGFFTWDVLDQLGADTFGSLHLNPDGMFPNHIPNPEDKTAMALTRAAVLENTADLGIVFDTDVDRSGVVDNNGNPINGDKLIALMSAVVLKEHPGTTIVTDARTSMELTRFITDRGGHHCLYRVGYRNVIDKGVHLNQDGVETHLMMETSGHGALKENYFLDDGAYMVVKIIIEMVRMRLEGSDEGIGSLIKDLEEPLESIELRMNIISEPKYAKARGREVIEAFRSYIEEGQLKGWELDACGDCWVSEGCLVDSNDSPAAIDAHMYRAKVSNEKNEEIGWVHIRQSIHNPNIAINMQSSVPGGCQLMTKVFRDKFLLASGMGKTLDFSQVDKYARLGKMG, from the exons ATGGCTTCCACTTCAACATCCTTGATACCCTTACGAGGACATGGTCGAAAAGCCAGTTTCTCTTCATCACCAGCAAAAACTGCACTAAAAAAAGCGTTGAGATTTTCATTTTCGTCAAGGTCAAGTGTAGTTATATGCGTTAAATCTTCTAGCGGTGCAGTGAAATATAATGAAGTGGTTGTTGATGAAGAGATGGACAAGATTAGGAGACTTCAAAATGGGTCCGATGTTCGAGGGGTTGCATTGGAAGGCGAAAAGGGTCGAACCGTGGACCTTACCCCACCAGCCGTGGAAGCCATAGCCGAGAGCTTCGGAGAGTGGATTATCAAGGCCTTGCAAAAGGAACGAGGACGTCCAGTGGAAGATGTTACAGTATCACTTGGCAAAGACCCTCGAATATCAGGAGCATCTCTGAGTGTAGCAGTATTTGCAGGCCTTGCTCGAGCTGGTTGCTTGACATTTGACTTGGGCCTTGCTACTACACCAGCTTGTTTTATGAGCACATTGCTGCCACCATTTGCTTACGATGCTTCAATCATG ATGACGGCTTCTCACCTACCCTACACTCGCAATGGTCTGAAATTTTTTACAAAGAAAGGAGGTTTAACTTCGCCGGAAGTGGAAGAGATATGTGACAAAGCTGCTCATAAGTACGCCAACAGGCTCACAAAAGTGTCGACCATGCTTAACTCTCCTCCGAAAAAGGTTGACTTCATGAGGGCTTACGCAAAGCACCTACGGGACATTATCAAGGAGAGAGTGAACCATCCTATTCATTATGATACTCCACTCAAAGGATTCCAG ATAATTGTAAACGCTGGAAATGGATCAGGAGGTTTCTTCACATGGGATGTGTTAGACCAGCTTGGCGCAGATACATTTGGTTCTCTACATCTCAACCCTGACGGGATGTTCCCCAATCACATCCCCAATCCCGAAGACAAAACTGCAATGGCATTAACCCGAGCCGCTGTGCTAGAAAACACAGCTGATCTCGGCATTGTTTTCGACACTGACGTAGACCGCAGCGGTGTGGTCGACAACAATGGAAATCCCATCAATGGTGACAAGCTTATAGCCCTCATGTCCGCCGTTGTTTTGAAAGAACATCCCGGTACCACCATTGTTACTGATGCTCGTACAAGTATGGAACTTACAAGGTTTATCACTGATAGAGGCGGCCATCATTGCTTGTATCGTGTCGGTTACCGGAATGTTATCGATAAGGGGGTTCACTTGAACCAGGATGGCGTTGAAACACATCTCATGATGGAAACTTCAGGACATGGTGCACTCAAAGAGAACTATTTCCTGGACGATG GGGCTTACATGGTAGTGAAAATCATCATTGAAATGGTACGCATGAGGCTTGAGGGATCAGATGAAGGAATAGGTAGTCTAATAAAAGATCTTGAAGAGCCATTGGAGTCCATAGAGCTTAGGATGAATATCATCTCCGAGCCTAAATATGCAAAGGCAAGAGGTAGAGAGGTGATTGAAGCATTTCGGTCCTACATTGAG GAAGGTCAGCTTAAAGGATGGGAATTAGACGCTTGTGGAGATTGCTGGGTAAGCGAAGGTTGTCTTGTCGACTCGAACGACAGTCCAGCTGCCATTGATGCTCACATGTACAG GGCTAAagtttcaaatgaaaaaaatgaagagattGGTTGGGTACACATAAGGCAGAGTATCCACAACCCAAATATTGCTATAAACATGCAATCATCGGTTCCGGGAGGCTGTCAACTAATGACAAAAGTTTTCAGAGACAA GTTTCTCTTGGCAAGTGGAATGGGCAAAACCCTTGACTTTTCTCAGGTCGACAAGTATGCCAGACTGGGGAAAATGGGCTAA
- the LOC128032453 gene encoding MLP-like protein 43, with protein sequence MDLEDALLGIDKKPSTLMKEKKRHKDRKNVMKEKTVAVLWKRLEQIYGDTKSAKMIVSLVDPINHSVSYGLIEGDLKNEFSSFTAKFEATPLGEGCKVGLSVVYVKLNEDVAPSQSLFDEGIQLIKLIGAYLAQA encoded by the exons atggacttagaggatgCCCTACTAGGGATAGATAAGAAGCCTTCGACATtgatgaaggaaaagaagagGCATAAAGATCGAAAG aatgtgatgaaggagaagaccgttGCTGTATTATGGAAGaggctggaacaaatat ATGGGGATACTAAATCTGCAAAGATGATTGTGAGTTTGGTTGATCCGATTAACCACTCGGTCAGTTATGGATTGATAGAAGGTGACCTGAAGAATGAGTTCAGCAGTTTCACAGCCAAATTTGAGGCAACTCCATTAGGGGAGGGATGTAAAGTAGGGTTAAGTGTAGTATACGTAAAGCTGAATGAGGATGTTGCACCTTCACAGTCACTGTTTGATGAGGGAATCCAACTGATCAAACTGATCGGTGCTTACCTGGCTCAAGCTTAG